A genomic region of Paramormyrops kingsleyae isolate MSU_618 chromosome 19, PKINGS_0.4, whole genome shotgun sequence contains the following coding sequences:
- the cnr1 gene encoding cannabinoid receptor 1: MKSVLDGAADATFRTITSGLQYLGSNDASYDDPAINADFAKSRFSLQKPLSAFRGNSFPVKVPEDEELILRGFPFYPTNVTELLGNRSTFGEEGSSVQCGENFMDMECFMILTPGQQLAIAVLALTLGTFTVLENLVVLCVILQSRTLRCRPSYHFIGSLAVADLLGSVIFVYSFLDFHVFHRKDSPNVFLFKLGGVTASFTASVGSLFLTAIDRYISIHRPLSYRRIVTRTKAVIAFSMMWTVSIIIAVLPLLGWNCKRLGTVCSDIFPLIDENYLLFWIGVTSVLVIFIIYAYMFILWKAHHHAVRMLSRTSQKSMVICTPEGTKVQTTRPDQARMDIRLAKTLVLILVVLIICWGPVLAIMVYDLFWKMDNSTKTVFAFCSMLCLLNSTVNPIIYALRSRDLRQAFLSACQVCRSAGQPLDNSIESDCQNRSTSIGASRAAESCVKTTVKIAKVTMSVSTDTSAEAV, from the coding sequence ATGAAGTCCGTCCTAGATGGCGCTGCAGACGCCACTTTTCGGACCATAACCTCGGGTCTGCAGTACCTTGGTTCCAATGATGCTAGTTACGATGACCCCGCCATCAACGCCGACTTCGCCAAGAGTCGGTTCTCCTTGCAGAAGCCTCTCTCTGCATTCCGGGGCAACTCCTTCCCGGTCAAAGTCCCCGAGGATGAGGAGCTCATTCTCAGAGGGTTCCCATTCTACCCGACCAACGTGACCGAGTTGCTCGGCAACCGGAGCACTTTTGGCGAGGAGGGCAGCTCCGTCCAGTGCGGAGAGAACTTCATGGACATGGAGTGTTTCATGATCCTGACGCCCGGCCAGCAGCTGGCCATAGCGGTTCTGGCACTGACGCTAGGCACCTTCACGGTGCTGGAGAACCTGGTGGTGCTCTGTGTCATCCTGCAGTCACGCACCCTTCGCTGCCGCCCTTCCTACCACTTCATCGGCAGCTTGGCCGTGGCTGACCTGCTGGGCAGTGTGATCTTCGTCTACAGCTTTCTGGACTTCCACGTGTTCCACCGGAAGGACAGTCCCAACGTTTTCCTCTTCAAGCTGGGCGGAGTCACGGCCTCGTTCACCGCCTCTGTGGGGAGCCTCTTTCTCACAGCGATAGACCGCTACATCTCCATCCACAGGCCTTTGTCCTATAGGCGTATCGTCACCAGGACAAAGGCAGTCATCGCCTTCTCCATGATGTGGACTGTCTCCATCATCATCGCAGTGCTGCCCCTGCTCGGCTGGAACTGCAAACGCCTGGGCACAGTGTGCTCGGACATTTTCCCCCTCATCGACGAAAACTATTTGCTCTTCTGGATTGGGGTGACCAGCGTGTTGGTCATCTTCATCATCTACGCATACATGTTCATCCTGTGGAAGGCCCACCATCACGCGGTGCGTATGCTCAGCCGCACCTCCCAGAAGAGCATGGTCATCTGCACCCCAGAGGGCACCAAGGTGCAGACCACCCGCCCAGATCAGGCACGCATGGACATCCGACTGGCCAAGACACTGGTGCTCATCTTGGTGGTGCTGATCATCTGCTGGGGGCCTGTGCTCGCCATCATGGTCTATGACCTATTCTGGAAGATGGACAACTCTACCAAGACCGTCTTTGCATTCTGCAGCATGCTCTGCCTGCTCAACTCCACCGTCAACCCCATCATTTATGCCCTGAGGAGCAGAGATCTGCGGCAGGCATTTCTGAGCGCCTGCCAAGTTTGCCGAAGTGCCGGCCAACCATTGGATAACAGCATCGAGTCCGACTGCCAAAACAGGAGCACCAGTATCGGTGCCAGCAGGGCAGCGGAGAGCTGTGTGAAAACCACTGTGAAAATAGCCAAAGTGACCATGTCCGTCTCAACAGACACATCAGCAGAAGCTGTCTGA